From Spirosoma aerolatum, one genomic window encodes:
- a CDS encoding asparagine synthetase B → MKRLLLPLILILSLAGQVWASKILIPMDDAQKNHLKAYGIAYWVLKVHDTEIDWLLNYRGGSFMMPQSQAFINEMVIRGVSYEVISDAQSAQILSEIAAADANMDAVKLQKPPKVAVYSPKTKQPWDDAVTMVMTYAEIPYDVIFDEEVMNGKMPEYDWLHLHHEDFTGQYGKFFHFKDQPWYIAQKREAETIARKYGFTKVPQLKLAVSQKIREFVLGGGYLFAMCNATDTYDIALSAHNTDIVDSFYDGDPADPNANSKLDYSQTFAFRNFQVYTNPYLIEFSNIDNQPEERGLSEHNDYFTLFQFSAKYDPIPTMLTQNHQNVIKGFMGQTTAFKKAYIKPEVVIMAENRSVGEARYIHSPYGRGFFTFYGGHDPEDYRHEIGEEPTDLNLHPNSAGYRLILNNILFPAAKKKKQKT, encoded by the coding sequence ATGAAACGGCTGCTATTACCGCTTATCCTAATTCTGAGTCTGGCTGGTCAGGTCTGGGCCTCTAAAATCCTGATTCCGATGGACGATGCCCAGAAGAATCATCTTAAAGCCTATGGCATTGCCTATTGGGTTCTTAAAGTACATGATACCGAAATCGACTGGTTGCTTAACTACCGGGGTGGCTCGTTCATGATGCCGCAATCGCAGGCCTTCATCAATGAAATGGTGATTCGGGGCGTCAGTTACGAGGTTATTTCTGATGCGCAATCGGCTCAGATATTGTCCGAAATCGCAGCGGCCGATGCCAATATGGATGCCGTTAAGCTCCAGAAACCACCCAAAGTAGCCGTCTATTCGCCCAAGACCAAGCAGCCGTGGGACGATGCCGTAACGATGGTGATGACCTACGCCGAAATTCCCTACGATGTGATTTTTGACGAAGAGGTGATGAATGGCAAAATGCCTGAATACGACTGGCTACACCTTCATCATGAGGACTTTACGGGACAATATGGAAAGTTCTTCCACTTTAAAGACCAGCCGTGGTACATCGCCCAAAAACGGGAAGCGGAAACCATCGCCCGAAAATATGGCTTTACCAAAGTACCTCAGCTTAAGTTGGCCGTAAGCCAAAAAATCCGTGAATTTGTGCTCGGTGGTGGATACCTCTTCGCGATGTGCAACGCAACCGATACCTACGACATCGCACTGTCGGCTCATAACACGGATATTGTCGATTCTTTCTACGATGGTGACCCTGCCGACCCAAACGCGAATAGCAAGCTGGACTACAGCCAGACATTTGCCTTCCGTAATTTTCAGGTCTATACCAATCCGTACCTAATCGAGTTTTCTAACATCGACAATCAACCTGAGGAACGTGGCCTGAGCGAGCATAATGATTACTTTACGCTGTTTCAGTTCTCGGCCAAATACGACCCCATCCCAACCATGCTGACTCAAAATCACCAGAACGTCATCAAAGGATTTATGGGGCAAACGACGGCGTTTAAGAAAGCCTATATCAAACCGGAAGTAGTCATTATGGCTGAAAACCGCTCGGTAGGCGAAGCCCGATATATTCATTCGCCTTATGGCCGGGGATTTTTCACGTTCTACGGAGGCCATGACCCGGAAGATTACCGTCATGAAATTGGCGAGGAGCCAACCGATCTTAACCTGCATCCTAACTCAGCCGGTTATCGCCTGATTCTGAACAATATCCTGTTCCCAGCAGCCAAGAAGAAGAAACAGAAAACCTAG